The sequence GACCCGGCCGCCCTGTTCGACGGGGCGAGCGCCCTCTACCTGTACGCCCAGGCCACCACGCCCGCGCTGCTGGAGGCGGCCCGCACGCACGGGGTGCGGCATGTCGTCCTGCTCTCCAGCAGCATCATCCAGGAGGGCGCCGACGAGACCCACCCCATCCACGTCATGCACGCCACCGCGGAACGGCAGATCCGCGACAGCGGGCTCGCCTGGACCTTCCTGCGCCCAGGCGCCTTCGCCACCAACGCCCTCGCGTGGGCCCCGCAGATCCGCGCCGGGAACACCGTCCGCGGCATCTACCCGGACGGTCTGTCCGCACCCATCCACGAGGACGACATCGCGGCCGTCGCCGAACGGGCCCTGCTCGACGCCGGCCACGAGGGCGCCGTCCATCGGCTGACCGGACCCGCGGCGACCAGCAACGCCGAGCAGGTCGCGGCCATCGGGGCGGCCGTGGGCCGGGAGCTGGCCTTCGTGGAGGGGGACCCGCGCGAGGTGGCCCCGGAGCTGTTCCCGGACCTGCCGCCACAGATGCTCCAGCGGCTGCTGCAGACCTTCGCGGACACCGTCGGCGTGCCCCCGGAGATCACCGACACGGTGGGCAAGCTGACCGGTGCCCCGGCCCGCACCTTCGCCGAGTGGGCCCGCGACCACGTCGGGGACTTCGGCGGACAGGCATAATCCCAACGCATTTTCCCCGCACGGCAGTACCCACTTTCGGGTTCTGATCGTCGGTCTTTCGGGACACACGGGCTGCTTCCCGTACAAGCTGGATGTCCACCCATAAGCCGGAAGCACACCGGTGCCGGACACGCCCGAAGGGCAGCCCATGAGCGGAGGACAGCCGATGCGCGGTGCCGACCCGCTGCCCGTCCCGCCCCTCGCCTCGGGCCCCGGCGGCCCCCGCGCCGCCGGGGCCCTCGCCCCCCTGCTCGACACCGTCCTCGACGCGCTCGCGGCCGGCGGCCGGGCGCGCGGCGGGCCGCCGCCCGCCGGGGCCCCGGGTCGATCGCCGCGCGCGTCGCCGACGTACTGGGCGACGTCCTGCCCGACCACGGCGACCCGGACGCCCTGCGCGCCCTCGTGCACGCCCTCGCCGAGGGCGCCGCAGACCCCGCGGACCCGCTCTGCGCGGCCCATCTGCACTGCCCGCCGCTCGCCGTGGCCGCCGCCGCCGACCTCGCGGTGAGCGTCCTCAACCCGTCCCTGGACTCCTGGGACCAGGCCCCGGCCGCCTCCGCCCTGGAGGCCGCGGTCACCCGCGCGCTCGCCCACGCCGCCGGTCTCGCCGACGCCCTGGTCACCACCGGTGGCACCGAGTCCAACCAACTCGCCCTGCTGCTCGCCCGCGAGACCCGCGGCGCCGGCGTCCGGCTGGTCTGCGGGGCGAACGCCCACCACTCGCTGACGCGCGCCGCCTGGCTGCTCGGCCTGCCCGACCCGGTCGTCGTCCCCGCCCCGAGCGGCATCCTCGACCCGGCCGTCCTGGACGAGGCCCTCACCACGCTCCCCGGTCCGCTGCTCGTCGCCGCCACCGCCGGCACCACCGACGCCGGCCTCATCGAC comes from Streptomyces sp. FXJ1.172 and encodes:
- a CDS encoding NAD(P)H-binding protein encodes the protein MIVVTGATGNVGRALVDRLLAAGRPVRALTRDPQRAVLPEGAEVVRFQPDDPAALFDGASALYLYAQATTPALLEAARTHGVRHVVLLSSSIIQEGADETHPIHVMHATAERQIRDSGLAWTFLRPGAFATNALAWAPQIRAGNTVRGIYPDGLSAPIHEDDIAAVAERALLDAGHEGAVHRLTGPAATSNAEQVAAIGAAVGRELAFVEGDPREVAPELFPDLPPQMLQRLLQTFADTVGVPPEITDTVGKLTGAPARTFAEWARDHVGDFGGQA